A stretch of DNA from Pygocentrus nattereri isolate fPygNat1 chromosome 14, fPygNat1.pri, whole genome shotgun sequence:
TCTGGTTTAGACGTTTCAAACTCAGTTTGTTCCCACCTTAATGCCCATATATAAGCAAAATTCACTCATAGTTATTCCCAGATGTGTAGGCGTGTCTcaagatcacatctggccccaAGAGGGTAaggtcttaaaaataaaagtatgaaactgtcactggggcagtacccctcttgtcactggatTGATAccctcatctcagtacctttagtcaggggaCATGATTGTACCATAGAAGTTGCATTGATTCCACACACTTATGAACAGTGGCATTGCTCTGTTCCAGGAACTGGGTGAATATCATGGGAAGTTGTTGTTGAACTCCAGTTCTCCATCTTTGACTCCAGTGGCACCATTCACTCTTCGGTCTTCTTCAGTGGCATCAGTGCTTCTGCTGTAGCTGAGTTGCTCAAGCAGTTCTTATGGAATAGCTGTGGAGGGCATAGCTTGGTTCTTAGGGTTGTTTCTGAATGTGCCTTTCGGGTTCTTCTATAAACAAGCGTGGGACAGCTGGCGGAATCTTCACTGCCACTGCTGCCAGTCCACTGATCCCCTGAATACATTCAGAAATGAAAAACTGTTGGCATGCTGTTTGGTCCATCACCCATCCATCTCCTACTGAAGCAACGCTGGATAGATTTAGCAATGATTGCTTAAATTGAGTCATTGCCATGGCTAGTTACAGAGAAGAGTACTTGGGTGCATCAGGCTGACTATAGAGCTAGTGTTGAAGAGTGCTTTGACAATCTCCTGCACACACAGCTGCTTCCACTGGCCCTGAGGTCTTACTCTTCATAATTCAGCAAGCACTTCCTTTCTGTCCCTCAGCTACACTGACCAAATGAGTGAGCAAGGCTTGTCAGAGTGTCACTCAGCAGtcattctttttgttttctgcttttgagTAAGTGCTAGTTATCTCCTGCTTACTACTCAATATCTCTTACTTTGGTCTTCAGTTCAATGCGAAATTGTAGCAGGAGAAAGTTCTTAGACTAAGTGAGCAGCCTTTAGAGCTGGTGAATtttatcatcttcatcactAAGAAGTAGTAAATGAGAACTTCATTAGGTGTTGTGGACAGTTCATTTCAGTGCTCAATTCCTTTTCAGTCCTAAACTAATAGCACTGTGTTGATTTCAATCCCTCggttttgttttcatatttaaaagtgGAGCACAACTTGTATTTGTCACTTTCAATTGTTTTTATGATATAATAGTCTACTCATTAGAAGGATCTGTAATCCTTTAACTCTGAAAAATGTCTGGAATCCACGAGAATGATCTAGAATGCTTTAAAGGTCTAAAGGGTTAACTACTAGTGAACacataatacatataataatataataatataataataactggATTCAAGGTCCAGACTTGAAGACCTCTGCactaatgtaatatttttgagATATCTCTTTCAATCACCATTGCTTTTGATGGTCAAGAACCTTTGCACTAGACTGCTCTGCTGAGTCACAGTACCTGTTTATGATCATATAATtatctgatgttgatggtgtacaCCTTGCCTAAAACCTGAGGTGTCGACAGCTTAAGAAACATAATTTTGTATGATGtgagttttaaaatgaaatttgttTTGGAGAAgctttaatttctgttttgtaAGCATTGGTCTGCTCTATCACAGCCATACCCTAAGGCCTGCAGACATTCCAGAATAATAAGAACAACGGTGTAAGCTTAACCAGCTTACAAAGCCAGGCTACGCCTCTCTGGGAGACCACAGGATGAAAAGCAAGCACATTTTTGTCTAATgattttttaatggaaatctTATAACAGAAATAGAGCTTTGCAAGAACAATTTCTTGCAGATATGATTAGTCTTGTTGGTAAGTGTGACACAGTTATAGTGCAAGGATAATCATTTTCTCTGAAAGATAATACTTATCCTGCAGAAAGCAGAAACttctttacagtttattttaaaagatttaaacCAGTTGCTGTGCTTTTTATAGAAAAATGAACTTTACATCCTTTTTACATCTTACGTacacttctctttctctcttgctctttctctctctctttctctgtctctttctttctcgctcCCACCATAGTGATGCAGGTCTTCGTGGTCCACGTTACACTAAAAAAGAACGTGCAGACTCTATTAAGCCAGACTCCTGCAAGGTCTGTAGGTAAGaatggaaaactttttttttatctcacaAGAACAAATTGCTACACCCACAATTGgcgagcttctgtctttggtattcttAACTAACTCGATATGCAGCACTGAATCCAATTGAAGCAAGATGCATACTATTTAGTGCTTAGCTAGTGAAACCCTACATGGCCCAAACATCAATTGTCGATCATATGTGCTTGTTggatgtttcattttaaaaccatAGGCTTAAATATGgaacaaaccagccattagggctGTACTTTGTGTatttctggtgccggtcccaggcccggataaatggtgagggttgcgtcaggaagggcatccggcgtaaaacttgtgccaaaactatcatgcggatcacaaatatgattgccataacGGATCGgttgaggcccgggttaacaacgaccgcctccggtactgatgaccagcagggtgccggtggaaattggactactgtaggtcgaagtccatcaaagaggagaggaggaaggcgggttagaaggcagcgagagagaaggaaaggcatgagtgtggaggttagagtagggactctgaacatagggacaatgactggtaaaggcagagagcttgcagacatgatggagagaaggaaggtagatattctgtgtgtccaggagaccagatggaaaggaagcaaggccaggaacattggaggtggattaaaactgttctatcatggtgtagagaggaagagaaatggagtagggataatcctaaaggaacagcttgtgaaaagtgttctggatgtaaagagagtgtcagacaggatcatgagcctgaagttggaggttgatggtgtaatctTGAATGTGGTCAggtcatatgcaccacaggttggttgtcagttagaggagaaagaggaattttggagtaagatggatgaagtggtagatggtgtccctagagaggagagattagtgattggtgcagacttcaatggacatgttggtgaagggaacagaggggatgaagaggtgctgggtgtgtatggtgtgaaagacagaaatgcggaaggtcagatggttgtagattttgcaaagagaatggaaatggctgtggtgaacacgtattttcagaagagggaaaaacacagggtgacatacaagagtggagggaggtgcacacaggtggattatatccttagcaggagatgacacctaaaggagattggattttttaaagtggtaccaggggaaagtgtagcaaggcagcatagggtggttgtctgtagaatgagattagaaacaaagaagaggaagagagtgaagacagaaccaaagattagatggtggaagctgaaggaggaggatggttgcaggcagggaaaaattgcaacaggcccttgggggcagtgaggagctacctgaggactgggaaactacagctaaggtggtgagagaaactggcaaagatgtgttgggtgttttgtctggtcagaggaaagaagacaaggaaagttggtggtggaatgaggaagtccaggagagtattcagaagaagaaggcagctaagaaaaagtgggataaccagagagatgaaggaagtaggcaggagtactgtgaggctagttgcatagcgaaaagaatggtggcaaaggcaaaggctcaggcctatgatgagctgtatgagaggctggacagtaaagaaggagtaaaggaattgtatcatttggctaaacagagggatagagctggaaaggatgtacagaaGGTTAGagtgataaaggatagagagggaaatgtactagtgagtgaacagagagtgttgagtagatggaaggagtactttgaagaactaatgaatgaggaaaatgagagagagaggaggacaatgggaggagagatagtggatcaggaagtgcagagaattagtaaggtggaagtgagggcagctttaaaaaggatgaagaatggaaaggcagttggtccagatgacatacctgtggaggtatggagatgtttaggagagaaggcagtggactttttaaccaggttgtttaacaaaatcctggagagtgagaggatgcctgatgagtggagaagcagtgtattggtccccatttttaagaacaagggtgatatgcagagctgcagtaactacagaggtataaagttgatgagccacaccatgaaggtatgggaaagagttgttgaagcaaggctaaggcgagaggttcagatcagtgagcagcagtttggtttcatgcccagaaagagtaccacagatgcaattttttcGTTGAGAgcgttggtagagaagtacagagaaggtcagaaggagctacattgtgtctttgtggatctagagaaggcatatgatagggtgccaagacaggaactgtggtactgtatgaggaagtcagatgtaatgcaggcaggatggagtgggtggagacgggtgtcagggctgatgtgcgacagaaggatagcagcaaaagtgaaagggaaggtttacaagacagcagtgcgtcctgctatgatgtatggtttggagactgtggctctgtctaaaagacaggaggctgagctggaggtggtggagatgaagatgctgagattttcgttgggagtgtcaaggctggacaagattagaaatgagcagatcagaaggacagtgaaggtggagcagtttggagataaagccagagaggccaggttgagatgttttggacatgtgttgaggaggaataggggatatattggtcaaagaatgttggagatggagctgccgggtagaatgagatgtagacctcagagaaggtttatggatgtagttaaggtggacatggagatggttggtgtaaaagtagaggaggcagtagatagggcaagatggaggcagatgatccgctgtggcgacccctaaagggagcagccgaaagaagaagaagaagaagaagaagaaggcttAAATATGGAACTGCCCCTCATGTATCCATGTATAAATTTGATGACTTTCAGATCAAAGTTACACAGATGGTTAAAGTCACTTATGACTGCTTTCTCATTGGACATGTGTGTGATTATGTTTTCCAGGGAAAACGTCATCATTGACAAAGCCCTGCGAGTGTACTCTTCCAGATGGAGAAGGCAAGAGGCAAATTTCAAAAGGTTCAGGTGAACAAAGAcacagaaacattattcttgattATGTATGACTTTTAGTTTAAAGCTATAGTTATACTGTTTACCACAGTGCAAAACTTTGTATCAGCTGTCTTTAACTTAAAAAGAGCTCTTAAACGTCATAACctgaaatttaaaaaagaaaatacagttgatgaaaatgtttgaacacccctggtcaaatatttggtgattttctaagtaaaaataagttcacatcctctacagaaaacacaaaatgaagaTGAAAATCTGTCATAGTGCAGTTTTAACATACTAGgggaacataaaatgtgcccaGTGCAAATTTAATGCCATgcttatatttagttttttctaaTATGGTACATAAAATTACTAGAAATAGTGcattaatatttgcaaaaatggaatatttaagtttgttcactgtagagaatgtAGATAAGGTGTTAATGAtatgattgtttatttaaaaaagtctAAATTCCAACTGAAATCCAGATCCTTAACTGTGCAATAATCTTATTTTTCTGGGGCCAAAACACAAGCTTAACAACCCTCCCCACCTCTTAGGCATACACATAAATACAGAGAGATTAACTCAAAGCAGCTGTGTGTGAAGCATTAACTGAAGTTTATTCCTACATTTTTGTTACCATATAAAATTTATATTGTCATGATCACAGTTTCATTTCTATGTTAGTTAATGAAGCAACAACACCTTATCAGTGTGTAAAAAACAGGTGACATTTTGAAAGGAGAAGATTTAAAGTAAAGGTTTCTTTCAGGTCATTGCTAAGCAGAAACTGCCATGCCTTATCTAAGGCTGTGGTCACACAGGCTAACACGCCTGTGGGGTCAAAACTTGTGTATGATGGAGAGAAGACAAAGCCACTGCAGGTGACATCAGCTCTGTTCAACACATTTGCCAAGGTATGctgtgtgtattattattagcacACTGTCTGTATTCTGTGTCTGCATATGTTTAGGAGCAGCAAAGTACATGTAGCATGggagtgtctgtgtttatgttgtatgtttgtgtgtatgtttaggAGCAGCCATTTGGAAATGCAACATGGGACACATGTGCTGTCGTGGGCAATGGAGGGATCTTGGCTAATAGCAGCTGTGGAGAAAAAATCAACTCAGCAGACTTTATCATCAGGTCTGAAGATGATCATAAATTGGTTTCATTCAATTTAGCCTGTAAATGAGGCCATTTCAGAGattcaggattttttttactACAGCAATGTTGAAATCAATGTGAAATCATAAAACTGGCCTTCAAATTGTCTAAACATTGCATGATTATAAAAAAGTACATTGAATTTTGCAGATAAAtgattttcattcaaaaataataatatatgtgtAACGCCGCTGTAATAACTTTACTAAATCTCCCAAACGATAAGATTATAGAAAAAACTTCTCTATTTCCATGTACattataatatgtaataaaaatacattatttaaatttttctattttaatatttagatttgtccatttttcataaaatgtaaaatgcactACAAAGGGTGGGGGGTGTTTACCGCGCATTGATCACCTCGAAAGGGCCCTGTGGTCTTCCGGGTGAGGGCGGTGAGGGGTGCCGCCACGGAATTGAAGTTCCTCACAAAGCGCCGGAAGATGTTGGCAAACCTCAGGAACCGTTGGCCTAGCCAGAGAGAGGTAGGGCGCGGCCAGTCCACCACGGCTCAGATCTTAGCCGGGTCCTGAGGGTGCCTGTGGACACCACAAAGCCCAAGAAGGATATTGTGGGGGCATGGAACACTGACTTCTCCAGCTTGACGTATAGGCGGTTCTCCAACAACAGTTGCAGAATCCGTCTAATGTGCCCGACATGTTCTACAGCCCGAGTGGCTGTAGATGAGTATGTCGTCGAGGTAGACATACACATAGAGACCCAGCACCTCTTGGAGGACTTTGTTAATGAAGTGCTGGAAGACCGCCAGGGTTTTCATTAACCTGAAGGGCATAACCAGGTACTCATAATGCCCCGTGGGAGTGATGAACGCCGTCTTCCACTCATCCCCTTGCCGAACGTGGATGAGGTTGTAAGCACCGTGCAAGTCCAGCTTGATGAAGACTGTGGCCTGCTGCAGTGCCTCAAATGCTGTTGACATGAGGGGCAGGGGGTGGTGGATGGATCTTTGATGGTGATGGCATTGAGGCCATGATAGTCCATGCAGGGGCGTAGGCCTCTGTCCTTCTTCCCAACGAAGAAGAAGCCTGCCCCCACGGGAGATGAGGACGAGCGTATGAACCCCGTTCCAGCGACTCATGGATGTAGTCCTCCATAGCAGCCCTCATAAGGTGAGTGGCCCAGTTCAGTGAGTGACGGACCCAGACCCCAGAGAACAACATTGATGGCTCTAGGGGCTTGAAGTGTAGGCCCAGCTCTGCGGTCAACGTCACATTAAGAAAGCCCTCTGCTGCTCCTGAGTCAATGAAAGCCTGCAGGGTGGTGTAGTGAGTGGGCCCCCATGAAAGCTGCACCCCTAAAAAGAACCCTGAGGTGGGGGAAAAGAACGACCGACCTTTCACTGGTCCCCCTGACCGGAGTGTTTCCCACCAGGCGACTGATGCTGCTAGGGCATCTGGCATTGATGGCATGAGACCCAGAGCCGTGACCCAGCAAGcccgcacccccccccccccccagttgCATGGGCTCGGGTAAATCCCTGCTAAGTGGTGGGCCGGCAGGAGAGGGGTGCCAGAAGGGACAGGAGTGCGGGAAAAACCTCTCTCTGATGCATGCGAGAGTCCAAGTGAATGCATGCATGATAGAGGCCCTCTAAAGTGGAGGTGGCCAATTCGTCCTTGAGCCTCCCATTGAACCCTTGTTGGAAAATGGCCATTAGAGCCTCCTCATTCCAGCCGCTTTCAGCTGCCAGCATCCAGAATTCAATGGCGTAATCTGCCACCGAACGGGCGCCTTGGGAGAGGGCCAGGAGGCAGGGATTGTGAAAGTTGGTCCACATTGCCCTTGTAAAGCTTTCCCCCAAGGCAGTGTCTGGGGAATCCAGCTCCTACAACGAGGCGCCCCATGCCATAGCTGTGCCAGTCAACAGAGAGATCATATAGGCCACTTTCTGTTGGGAACAGGGAGGGTTGCTGTTCAAACACCAGGGACCACTGCAAAAGAAAATCTCTGCAGGTTTCTGGGTCCCCAGCATACATCTCTGGGTTGGCCAACAGAGCATCACCCTGGACAGGGTTTGGGTCAGTAGAGGGAAGAGGGGAGGCCAAAAGTGGGGTAGCAGCACTAGCACTTGCACTGACACTGGCACTGGCAGGCTGAGCTCCCTCGGTCTGTGCTCTGACCAGCAGGGTCAGCTGCTGCATCATGTTGTGCAGCAATAAGCCTGCCAATAACCACTCCCTGGTTTTACAGGGCAGACTTAATGGGATCCAGTTCTCCTGGGTCCATGTTGGTCTCACCTTTCTGTTATGGAACAGCGGGGAGGTGGACTCAAGCGCAGACCTGAAGcccagaaaaaacaaaaacgtaatgggaaataagggGCAACGTAAAAAGCCACTAACAAGGCGCCTAGCCCAAGGTTCGAGCTGTCATTGTTATGGTCGACGGTCCGTGGCGCTACTGCTGCGCCACTGGAGTGTGCAAGGGGTGAGGGTTGTGATGTACATCATTTATGTGATCTGCGTATCACGTGACGGCACACAGTTATGCAGCATGCCGCCTGCAGTTACGCGTTTTGTTTGCTGAAGAATAAAGAAGTCACGTTATCCGTTATATCCTTCGTCTTTACCTTATTTCAAGAAGGTACAGAACATAGCAACGGTCAAGGCACCTTGAGGAAGGCGGGAAAAGGCACGGACACACAGGGCAAACAAAGGGGACGCCATGGATGGCGTGCTCAAACTGAGTAGAAaggtgaaacaaacaaaaacacaaagacactGCCACCATAATTATGGCAGTTGGCAGACTTTCCTTAACTTGTGTGCTCTTAGAGCAAACACCTTTTGTATGGCttggatttttttgttgttttttgtgagtaAGTTGGGGGCAATTACTCTCTGTGGTTTTTTCCAGCCCTCTTATTCtctccttttattttttggggcaatttcttctctcagccctctttttccctcttttggttttggggcagttttgtttttcttttcttttcaaagactAAGTACCATTTGCCAGCACCTTGTATACGGAGGCTTCCAGGTGCGTCAAGTTAGTCTTAATTGATCAACGGCACCTTGCCTCCATCGCCCTCTGCCAgcagcaggcggtgcaggctgggcACCCCGCTGCTGACACCCACTGCTGGTGGCAGGTGGTGCAGGCTGAACCCTTACACCTTGTCCTTCATGGACACATGGTGAGCtgttagatcccactgttttgaagtaaatgtgtcccaaaatctgaaaatcagtgtgacCATAAGGATATCTCTACCgaaacatattttatgtaattaagtaaacttttttgttttatgtgtatATAACTGTTAAAAGCTGTTAAATGTTCTGGTAAGCGTTTCTGATTTCTGCTCAAAATTGTCAGTACCataacagtcactactaaaatgTTCAGTAGCATTATTGCTTTGGTAGCGACAAAACGGAATATTccatcattcattttaataaaagtaaCAAAACTAAGGTATAGAGACATtaaaagcaaaaggattttagtctacaATCCAAAATAACTCgatattttatgtccatttttgttgttttcatttcaacttATCAAATGCTGTTCATACTGTGTGACATACTTATGTCTTAGAAATAGTGCAAAACTGCTTAGAGTAAAATCttgtgtcattaaaaaaaagaaaatcaacaaaacatgccatttgatcAGGGGCACCAAAGTGTTTGCATAAAACTGTACCTTAGTGTTAAAAAGtatggaatcactgttttctctaaTATAAACCAGTTTTGTTTcagatacatgtataaaatTTCTAAtatcatagtttttttttacagcttcataGGTTTCAACTAATTCAACTAAACATTTTTGGATCAAAGCTGTGAAGTTGTGTCATCCGATAGAGCATGTTCTGTAACTGGCCACAAAATCTGCTGAAAAGCTCTGAAATATGACTCACCATGTGTGtgtactgtctctctctgttttctctcaggTGTAATCTTCCTCCTCTGGGGAGTGGTTATGAGAAAGATGTGGGGAACCAGACCAGCCTGGTTACGGCCAACCCCAGCATACTAATAGAGAAGTGAGTGCAAATGCTTGTTTTTTCCAGTAGGTTACATTGTAAACATATGtaagtatattaaataaaagtaattatacattacaatgtgcagaaatgtgttctctgtagaggacattttaacttattttcactgagaaaacaTGGTATTTGACCAGGGGCTGTATATGCAAATGCTGTCTGCACCGATTGGCTGATTGATATTGTACCTCACTCAAAAAAACAGCATGATCTGAAAATACTCCTTGTTGGAGAGACTTCACTGATCTGATCTCAGCATTTAGCACATtttgtaaaatcatttttatcttTCTGGGTCTCGTCAGGTTCGGGGGACTGATGGAACGTCGTCGTCCATTTGTTGAGAGCTTGCGTCCTTACGGTGACTCCCTGCTTGTGCTGCCAGCCTTTTCCTATGGCCACAACACACCCGTGTCACTGCGAGCCTTTTACACGCTGGAGGACTTTGGCATCACTAGTGCACGTCCAGTCTTCCTCAACCCGGAGTATCTGAGCAGCCTGGCGCGTTTCTGGCGTGGGCAGGGCCTTCGCTCAGCCCGCCTCAGCACGGGCCTCATCGTGGCCAGCCTGGCTCTGGAACTGTGCACCAATGTTCATTTATATGGCTTCTGGCCCTTCAGCCAGCACCCTTACGGCCGCCAGCCAATCACCAATCACTACTATGATGACAGGCAGAGCAAAAAGAATGTGCACTCCATGCCGGCTGAGTTTGATCATCTTCTCAGGCTTCATATGCAGGGTGTTATCCAAATGCATCTGGGGGCGTGTTCAATGTTAAACCGCACATCAAACTGAACACACTTAGTTTAGACTGTGCATACATGACCTACTAGCAACCTTGGTAAGGATGAGCAATAAAGGCTACAAAAAAGGGATAGGGAGTTCTAAACAGGGAGCAGAAGGCCTCATGAGCAGACCAGAACTACAATACCCCGAGCAGGAGCTGTGGGTCCAAGTCTGCTTTTACATTGCTGAGAGGAGCAGAGGCATGATGGGATTTGAAGTCAGGATAGCTTGACATGAACTGTTTAGCCCAGGGGTATCCAGTCGTATCCACAAAGGCTGTGGATTTGTaattttcattacaaataaGCAGGATTCTACTTTATAGAACTggtctcatacagctcatcatgcAGGCTGCAACTTTGCTggaattaaaatgtaatattagatAAGGTTGGATGCCCTGAACTAGCCAAACCAACCTACACTTTAAGTACTGACACAAAGgactttttatttaatatttttgctGCTCAGAAACGCTAGTCATTTGTCTGAGAGTTAAGTTACTTCAGCaatatttaaacagtttaaGTGGTGAAATTTTCAAGTTAGAAGCTCTAGGATGGTTTCTAGGACTCCTAAACCAGAACTAAGATAGTGGAGATTCACTATTGAAAATCAATTTTAATTTCTGAAACTAAACTACATCtgggaaatggacaaaaaattaTAATCAGCTGAAAGGGGTTAAGTGTAAGGAAGAGTTAAAAAATCAAACTGCCTCTCAGGTCAACTAgcctactttttaaaaaatttaaccTTCAtacagagaaggtttatggatgtagtgaaggtggatatggagatggttggtgtaaaagtagaggaggcagtggatagggcaagatggaggcagatgatacgctgtggcaacccctaaagagagcagccgaaagaagaagaagaagaaccttcacataattaGACATAATGAAAAATTCTCTATGAAAATCAGTTTTACTTACTGACTAAGCTACAACTAGGAAATTGgcaaaaaaaagctaaaagggGTTACATCTAATGATTGAACTACATCTCAGGTCAGCTGTTTAACCTAGGTATAATtagagaagtaaaaaaaattatatatatatatatatatatatatatatatatatatatatatatatatatatgtgatcACAGCTGTTCACACCTCGCATCAACATGTGTTTATGGTGATCTGATTATGTTCAAACTTCACTTA
This window harbors:
- the st8sia6 gene encoding alpha-2,8-sialyltransferase 8F isoform X1, encoding MRVLLLRLLAVLSLASFCSVLLWLFLSNSDAGLRGPRYTKKERADSIKPDSCKVCRENVIIDKALRVYSSRWRRQEANFKRFRSLLSRNCHALSKAVVTQANTPVGSKLVYDGEKTKPLQVTSALFNTFAKEQPFGNATWDTCAVVGNGGILANSSCGEKINSADFIIRCNLPPLGSGYEKDVGNQTSLVTANPSILIEKFGGLMERRRPFVESLRPYGDSLLVLPAFSYGHNTPVSLRAFYTLEDFGITSARPVFLNPEYLSSLARFWRGQGLRSARLSTGLIVASLALELCTNVHLYGFWPFSQHPYGRQPITNHYYDDRQSKKNVHSMPAEFDHLLRLHMQGVIQMHLGACSMLNRTSN
- the st8sia6 gene encoding alpha-2,8-sialyltransferase 8F isoform X2 yields the protein MRVLLLRLLAVLSLASFCSVLLWLFLSNSDAGLRGPRYTKKERADSIKPDSCKVCRENVIIDKALRVYSSRWRRQEANFKRSLLSRNCHALSKAVVTQANTPVGSKLVYDGEKTKPLQVTSALFNTFAKEQPFGNATWDTCAVVGNGGILANSSCGEKINSADFIIRCNLPPLGSGYEKDVGNQTSLVTANPSILIEKFGGLMERRRPFVESLRPYGDSLLVLPAFSYGHNTPVSLRAFYTLEDFGITSARPVFLNPEYLSSLARFWRGQGLRSARLSTGLIVASLALELCTNVHLYGFWPFSQHPYGRQPITNHYYDDRQSKKNVHSMPAEFDHLLRLHMQGVIQMHLGACSMLNRTSN